Genomic segment of Clostridium sp. Marseille-P299:
TGGAAAGACTGTATGTATCTCAGGTTCTGGTAATGTTGCTATCTATGCAGCACAAAAAGCACAACAATTAGGAGCAAAAGTTGTTACTGTAAGTGATTCTAATGGTTGGGTTTATGATAAAGATGGTATAGATATTGAAGCATTAAAAGAAATTAAAGAAGTAAAACGTGCTCGTTTAACTGAGTATGTAAAATATAGACCAAATGCAGAATACCATGAAGGTAAAGGTGTTTGGTCCGTAAAATGTGATATTGCTCTTCCATGTGCTACTCAAAATGAATTATTACTTGAAGATGCGAAGATGTTAGTAGCAAATGGTTGTATGGCTGTTGCAGAAGGTGCTAATATGCCTACAACTCTTGATGCCACAGAATATTTACAGGCAAATGGCGTATTATTTGCACCTGGTAAAGCTGCAAACGCTGGTGGTGTAGCAACTTCTGCATTAGAAATGTCCCAGAACTCCGAAAGATTAAGCTGGTCATTTGAAGAAGTAGATTCTAAGTTAAAAACAATCATGGTTAATATCTTCCACAATATGGATGAGGCTTCAAAACGTTATGGTTTTGAAGGAAATTATGTTGTTGGTGCAAATATCGCAGGATTTGAAAAGGTTGCAAATGCAATGATCGCTCAAGGTGTTTGCTAGTTACTAGATTACAAGCGCTTGATTAGGATTATTAAGAAATAATAAATGTCATACATCATTAAGTAGATTAAATAGAAATATAAGAAAACGGCCGTCCATAAAAACTCAGGACAGCCGTTTATTTTACTTTTTAATCGCATATTTTTCTTTTTGTTAAGCATTTAGGGATTTCTTCTTCTTGCTGAGCAATAGGGGGTTCTTCTTATTAAAATGAAAGATTACCAACAAATAAATCTTTGGTAAAGGCAAAAAACTCACGTATATAATACTGAGGGGTAGTAACCATAAATTCGCTGGTTCCTAAACTACTAATATTTTGTAGTCCTAATTTTTTTGCCAATTTCATAGCTCGAAAACAATGGAAGTTACTTGTTATAATTACTATATTTTGTGAAGGACTTTCAATGAACTCCATGCTAAATTTTAAATTTTCAACAGTATTGGTTGAATTTTCTTCTAATAAAATTCGTTCTTCATCGATACCAAGTTTTAGGAGTCCTTGTTTTATTGCATAAGCTTCTGTAACATCTTCCCCTGGACCTTGTCCGCCAGAACATATCACAATTGTATCAGGATTTTCATTTAAATAATAAGCAGCAGTTCTGATTCTCATTTCCAGTGTTTTAGAGGGTGTTGTGCCCCTTACTTGCGCACCTAAAACTATTGCATAATCTGCATTTTGATTCGGAATTTTGTTTCCAAAGTAGATTAAAAAACCTTCTGCAATAAGAAATAACGCAAGTCCTGTCCAAAAACATATCATTATGAGTTTGCTAATTCGTAGCTGAATAAGTGAGTTATTTTTAAGTGCAAAGGTCATAAATAAAGACAAAGAAGTAGAAGTCATCCATGCTACTAGCCAAAAACTTGAAAAAGAAGTCTTTCGCCCAGAAACATATAATACTATTATGTAATATACGATAGATAGTATGGAAATACCTCGGAGAGTATACATTGTAAATTTAATCATAGAAACCTCCATATATTTGATAGAATAAATCTTTTTCATATTTAAATAAATATCTAGATTGTAATTGATCAATTTGTAGATATAAGTTTAACGGAATATGCGACAAATCATATCATAGTCATCTTAGGGAAAGCAAGTATGTAGCAATAAACTTAAGAAAGGATTAATTTTTTAGATTAGATAAAAAGAAAAGCAGAGACAAAACAGTAATAAATACATTTATTAGTCACTGTTTTGAAACTGCTTTAAATAATATTTTAAATTTATAAAAGTCTGAAGTAATCATTTTATATTTATTAAATATAGTTACCTAATGATTGATAGTGTAAAATATTTTGTGTAAATAAAAAAAATAGAGAAGTTCCATCTGACATGGTAGAATGTTTAACGACGAAGAAAAACACCAAACCAAGAAAGAAGGACTTCCCTATGACTTATGATAACAAAAATCACAAAGAAAATCTAGACTTAAACTCTTTTTTTCAAGAGTATATTCTTAGTCTGTTAAAACAAACCATGGAAACCTTAATGAAAGAGGAACTCACTAACGTTTTAAATTATGAAAAATACAGCCCGGAAGGTCATGGTACGGGTAACTCACGCAATGGTTACTACAGTCGTAACTATGAGACCAAATACGGTACAATTGAAGGAATCAAGATACCTCGTGATCGTAACAATGAGTTTGAGCAACAACTCATTCCTCCTTATGCAAGACGTGACGATTGGCTAGAAACAATGATTATTCGAATGTATGCCAGCGGTGCATCTACACGTGAAATTGCAGGTATTATAGAAAAGCTTTATGGTAATTCATATAGTGCTGCAACTGTAAGCAATATCACCGATGTTGCATTGGAAGAAATCGAACAATGGCATAATCGAACTCTCAAAAAACGCTACTCCGTTATATACATCGATGCACTTCATATCAAGCTAAGAAGAGATACTGTATCAAGTGATGCTGTATACTTCATCCTAGGCGTTGATGAAGATGGTTATCGTGAAGTATTAGACTTCTTCATCGGAGTAAATGAGAGTGCTTATGTCTGGGAAGATAACCTACGTCTACTTAAAAATCGCGGTGTAAATGAGGTTCTTCTCTTCGTAATGGACGGTCTCAATGGTTTAGATGATGCTGTTCACCGTGTGTATCCGAAAGCTGATATTCAACGTTGTATTGTTCATAAAGTGCGAAACTCCATCCGCAGTGTACGAAAGAAAGACATCAATGAATTTACAGCTGATCTGAAAGTAGTCTATGAATCACCAAACTATGATCAGTGTAAAGTTGCACTTGATGATTTTTCAACGAAATGGAGTAAATCTTATAAACGTTTAGTGGAATCCTGGTTAAATGATGAGGATTTATTTACGTACTACAAATATCCTGTTTCAATCCGTAAATCCATTTATACAACGAATTGGATTGAGCGATTCAATAAGGAAGTACGTCGCCTGATCAAGACCAAAGACTCTTTACCAACAGAAGATGCCTGCAGTAAGTTAGTTTACTACAAGGTCATTTCCTATAATGAATCATGGTCATCCAAGAAACTCAGAGGTTTTTCTAGCAGTTATGATTCCCTTCAGGATATGTTTACTGAGAGGTACTCATAATCTATTTACACAAAATTCTTGACACTACCTAATGATTATTTAATATATTTATTAAATATAGTTAGCTAATAATTATTTAAATATTTATTTAATATCATCGACCGTCAAAATCTCTACGGAATCTACGATCATCGAAGTCCCTACGAAATTCGAAATCATCAAAATCTCTACGGAACCTATGATCGTCAAAGTCTCTACGATTATCAAAATCTCTACGGCGATCACGGTCATCAAAATCTCTACGGCGATCACGGTCATCAAAATCTCTACGGAATCCACGGTCGTCAAAATCCCTACGGAAACCACGATCATCAAAGTCTCTTCGTTCAAAAGGTGGGTCACAATTAATACAGTCACGTTTTGGACCCCATGGAATATGAGGCGGTGGTGGTGGAATTAACCATGGGCATCTTCCAGGAGGACAAAGAATGAAATTTTCTTGTTCTCTGCGATTATTCATAATTAAGATCCTTTCTATTTTCTTAATACATAATATGATTTAATAAAAGAAAAATTTACACATTGAATACAAAAAATTATAAAAATATACATACACAGTATAATAAATTAAAAATTTTGTAATAGAGCTTTTAATAAAGTTGTAAAAGCAAAGTAATTCATTTTATTCACTAAGACAAAAAGGAAAGCAATATGGTACTATGGTATTGTTGTAAAAAGTAGTAATATGGGAGGTATTGTGTTGAAAAAAGAATATGCTGCATATTTATTTGTGACATTTACAGGGGAGAGCGAAGATGGAGAACAAGTATATTTTTCAGTAAGCCGTGATGGCTTACATTGGAGAGATTTAAATTGTGGGAAGCCTGTCTTGACATCCTCCATAGGAGAGAAGGGGGCAAGGGACCCTTTTATCATACGTAGTTGTATCGATAATAAATTTTATATTATTGCGACAGATTTAAGGATTGCAAATGGAAAAGGGTGGGGAACGGCAGTTAATAATGGAAGTAAATCTCTCATTGTTTGGGAATCGGATGATTTAATACATTGGTCAAAAGAAGTAAAAGTTGATGTAGGAGTAGAAGGTGCTGGATGTGTCTGGGCTCCAGAGGCTATCTATGATCATACAAAAGATGCTTATTTTGTATTTTGGGCGTCTATGGTAAAAGGAGATGGAGAAAGTACTCCAAGGCATAAAATTTATAGTTCCTATACAAGAGATTTTAAGAATTTTTCAAAGGCAGAAAAATATATTGTAAGGGATAATGATGTGATAGATACCACAATTATTGAAGATAATGGTATATTCTATCGATTTTCAAAGGATGAAACTGAAAAGAATATTCGAGTTGACAAAGGAAGTACATTAAATAGCGCATCATTCACAAAAATGAGTGCACCAAAAGTTGAAGAGTTAATGGGAGTAGAAGGTCCAGCTATATTTAAGTTTAATGACCGTGAAGAATGGTGTCTTATGTTAGATCAGTATGCAGCGAAAAAGGGATACTTACCATTGGTAACATCAAATTTATCAGAAGGAAATTATCGTATATTAGAGCCAAGTGAATATGATATGGGTCAAAATAAAAAAAGACATGGCTCAATACTTAATATTACAGAAGAGGAATATAATAATTTAAACAAACATTTTACTCTTTCCTTTTCTTTACCACTGTGCTACAATAAAAGATGTCTGTAAAAACTGTAGATGGAGGGTGTTATGCAACAATCAATTAAATTAAGTTTAGATGATTGTGAACAATTATCTTTAATCGGCAGAGCTCTATCTGCAAATACACGCATAGAGATTTTACGATTGTTATGTAATAAAGATATGAATATAAATGAAATAGCAGAATGCTTATCCATACCGCAATCATCAGCAGCAGCTCATGTCAAAGTTTTAGAAGAAACGAATCTTATAAAAACAACGCTTCAACCAGGGGTTCGAGGATCTATGAAACTATGTTCAAAATTAGTTGATGCAATTGATATCTCTCTTGACTCACAGCAAATAAATAAAGAACGCACGGAAATTATCCATATGCCGATTGGAAATTATGTGGATTATAAAGTAGAACCAACTTGTGGTATTGTATCAGAAAAAGGACCGATTGGGCAAGAGGATGAGCCTAGGTGCTTTTATCATCCAGAACGTTATAAGGCAAAATTATTATGGTTTGGAAAAGGATATGTAGAATATCGATTTCCAAATAATATTTTAAAGGATAACAAAGAGAAACGAATTGATCTATCCATGGAACTTTGTGCAGAAGATCATGAGTATAATTTGAATTATCCTTCCGACATTACAGTTTGGATTAATGGGATTGATGCTGGAACTTATTACTGTCCAAGTGACTTTGGCGGTAGAAGAGGAATACTTAATCCAGATTGGTGGCCAGATAAAAATACACAATATGGGGTATTAAAAACCTGGAGTCTTAGAGAAGAAGGTACCTTTATTGATGAAGAGCTAGTTCATAGCACACCGATATCTTCTTATCATTTAGGAGAAACTGAATATATTTCTGTTCGCATTGGTATTAAAGATAATGCAAAGAATGTCGGTGGTATTAACTTATTTGGTGATTGTTTTGGAGATTTCCCACAACATATTAAAATGGTCATTCATTATTAATTTAGTTTAATAGTAGATTACAATAGAGTAAAACAATTTTGATTTATATAAGATAGGAAAAGGAGTAGTACAATGGAGCACTTATTTATCCCAGCAGGGTATAAACCTGCCACTTCAATTAAAGAGACAGAGGGAGCAATTAAACACGTAAAGGATCATTTTGAACGACAACTTGCAAAACAGTTGAATTTAACACGTGTATCTGCACCTTTATTTGTTAAGCCAGAATCCGGTTTAAATGATAATTTAAATGGGGTAGAACGTCCAGTTAGTTTTGGAGTTAAGGAACTAAATGATGAAAAAGTAGAAATTGTACATTCCTTAGCAAAGTGGAAACGTATGGCACTTAAAAAATATGGATTTTCATATGGAGAGGGCCTTTATACAGATATGAATGCGATTCGTCGTGATGAAGATACCGATAACATTCATTCAATTTTTGTGGATCAATGGGACTGGGAAAAGATTATTTTAAAGGATGAACGTAACGTTGAGACTTTAAAATCAGTAGTACGTAGTGTATACCAAGCTCTTAAGGATACAGAACATTATATTGCAGATAAATACGAATACATAGAGGAAATTTTACCAGAAGAAATTGCATTTGTGACTACACAGGAGCTTGAAAATCTATATCCAAATGATACAGCGAAAGAAAGAGAAAATAAAATTGCAAAATTAAAAGGCGCTGTATTTATTATGCAGATTGGT
This window contains:
- a CDS encoding ArsR/SmtB family transcription factor yields the protein MQQSIKLSLDDCEQLSLIGRALSANTRIEILRLLCNKDMNINEIAECLSIPQSSAAAHVKVLEETNLIKTTLQPGVRGSMKLCSKLVDAIDISLDSQQINKERTEIIHMPIGNYVDYKVEPTCGIVSEKGPIGQEDEPRCFYHPERYKAKLLWFGKGYVEYRFPNNILKDNKEKRIDLSMELCAEDHEYNLNYPSDITVWINGIDAGTYYCPSDFGGRRGILNPDWWPDKNTQYGVLKTWSLREEGTFIDEELVHSTPISSYHLGETEYISVRIGIKDNAKNVGGINLFGDCFGDFPQHIKMVIHY
- the asnA gene encoding aspartate--ammonia ligase, with the translated sequence MEHLFIPAGYKPATSIKETEGAIKHVKDHFERQLAKQLNLTRVSAPLFVKPESGLNDNLNGVERPVSFGVKELNDEKVEIVHSLAKWKRMALKKYGFSYGEGLYTDMNAIRRDEDTDNIHSIFVDQWDWEKIILKDERNVETLKSVVRSVYQALKDTEHYIADKYEYIEEILPEEIAFVTTQELENLYPNDTAKERENKIAKLKGAVFIMQIGGALASGERHDGRAPDYDDWELNGDIVVYYPVLDSALELSSMGIRVDEDSLVKQLHIAGCMDRAELPFQKALINKELPYTIGGGIGQSRICMFFLRKAHIGEVQSSIWPDSVLREAEEASFPLL
- a CDS encoding IS256 family transposase, whose amino-acid sequence is MTYDNKNHKENLDLNSFFQEYILSLLKQTMETLMKEELTNVLNYEKYSPEGHGTGNSRNGYYSRNYETKYGTIEGIKIPRDRNNEFEQQLIPPYARRDDWLETMIIRMYASGASTREIAGIIEKLYGNSYSAATVSNITDVALEEIEQWHNRTLKKRYSVIYIDALHIKLRRDTVSSDAVYFILGVDEDGYREVLDFFIGVNESAYVWEDNLRLLKNRGVNEVLLFVMDGLNGLDDAVHRVYPKADIQRCIVHKVRNSIRSVRKKDINEFTADLKVVYESPNYDQCKVALDDFSTKWSKSYKRLVESWLNDEDLFTYYKYPVSIRKSIYTTNWIERFNKEVRRLIKTKDSLPTEDACSKLVYYKVISYNESWSSKKLRGFSSSYDSLQDMFTERYS
- a CDS encoding family 43 glycosylhydrolase codes for the protein MKKEYAAYLFVTFTGESEDGEQVYFSVSRDGLHWRDLNCGKPVLTSSIGEKGARDPFIIRSCIDNKFYIIATDLRIANGKGWGTAVNNGSKSLIVWESDDLIHWSKEVKVDVGVEGAGCVWAPEAIYDHTKDAYFVFWASMVKGDGESTPRHKIYSSYTRDFKNFSKAEKYIVRDNDVIDTTIIEDNGIFYRFSKDETEKNIRVDKGSTLNSASFTKMSAPKVEELMGVEGPAIFKFNDREEWCLMLDQYAAKKGYLPLVTSNLSEGNYRILEPSEYDMGQNKKRHGSILNITEEEYNNLNKHFTLSFSLPLCYNKRCL
- a CDS encoding YdcF family protein; translation: MIKFTMYTLRGISILSIVYYIIVLYVSGRKTSFSSFWLVAWMTSTSLSLFMTFALKNNSLIQLRISKLIMICFWTGLALFLIAEGFLIYFGNKIPNQNADYAIVLGAQVRGTTPSKTLEMRIRTAAYYLNENPDTIVICSGGQGPGEDVTEAYAIKQGLLKLGIDEERILLEENSTNTVENLKFSMEFIESPSQNIVIITSNFHCFRAMKLAKKLGLQNISSLGTSEFMVTTPQYYIREFFAFTKDLFVGNLSF